The nucleotide sequence GGTTCCGTGCACGGTGCCGTGGCCTTACACGGCTGGGTTGACCACACCCTGGTGCTGCTGTTGATCGCCGCCATCACCTGGCTGGTGGCCAGCCTGGTGCTCGTCGCGGAGCGGCGCGCGATCAATCAGTTCGGTGGCGGTGACGCGACGATGACCGATGCCGATCTGCACCGCAGACGGATCCGGACCCAGGTGACGACGCTGCGCAGGCTGGCGGTGGCCGCCGTGGTGCTGTTGGGTCTGGCGGCGGCCCTGATGACCTTCCCCGCCTTCGCCGCGCTCGGCACCGCCCTGTTGGCCTCCGCGGGCGTGCTGTCGGTGGTGGCCGGTCTTGCCGCGCAGACCTCGCTCGGTGCGGTCTTCGCCGGTATCCAGATAGCGTTCTCCGACGCCATCCGCGTCGGCGATGTCGTTGTGCTCGAGGATAAATGGGGCCGCATCGAGGAGATCACGCTGACCTATGTGGTGGTAAACCTCTGGGACCAGCGACGGCTGGTCTTGCCCACCACTTACTTCACCACGACACCATTTGAGAACTGGACGCGCAACGCCACCGAACTGCTGGGCACCGTCGAACTCGACGTCGACTTCGCGGTTGGGCTGCAGGCGATGCGCGCCGAACTGCAGCGTCAGCTGGCCGGCAGCGAACTTTGGGACCAGCGCGTTGGCGCGTTGCAGGTGACCGACGCCGTCGGCGGCCACGTGCGGGTGCGGATACTGGTCAGTGCGCCCAATGCCGGCGCCCTGTGGGACCTGCGCTGCGCGGTCCGCGAAGGCATGGTCGACTGGTTGCAGCGCAACCAACCCGCAGCCCTACCGCGCTGGCGCGTTGCGCATTCCGACACCCGTTGCGCCGAACAGCCTGCATGCCGCGACGCCGGAAGCGGCGAAAATGAGCAGGCCCCTGGCTGATCGACTTCGCGATCGGCTGCTCCGCGGTCCAGTGTGGCCCGAACACCTGCCCTACGACTCCGTTTCCGAGTCCCCGTCGGTGCCATGGCCGACTCGGGAGGCACGCGAAAAGATCTTGCGGCGCAACACCCAAACGACCGCCAGCACCAGCACGCCTAGTACCGGGATCCAGGGCAGCAGAAATCCAATGGTCAACACCAGGCCATCGACAGTGGCGATCAATGACTGCCATCCACGTTCGAGGGCTCCGAGGAAACCACCGGGCGCCACCGTCGGTTTGGACGAGAGAGTGACATTGATTGTTGCATAGGAGATTTCGTCACCGAGTGTGGCGCGCTGGGCCCGCAGCGAGTCCAGCTCGGCCTGACGCTCGGTCAGCGACGACTCCGCGGCGAGCAGGTCGGCAACACTGCCCGCCCGGCCCATCAGCTCGCGCAGGCGATTCACCGATGTTTGCAGAGCCTCGATGCGGGCGTCGAGGTCGACGCGTTGGGACGTGACGTCGGTGTGGCCGATCGACATCGATTCCACTTCACCGAGATTCTTCGCGTCGGCCAGAACGCCGTCGAGCTTGTCGGCGGGGATGCGCACGACGAGGCTGACCGTGGGCGAGGAGGCCCCGGAGCGTTCCGAGCGCGAGTCGACCCTGCCGCCGGCGTCGGAGACCGCGACTGCCAGCTGGTCGGCGGCTTGGGCGGGCGCTGCGACGACCATCTGCAGCGATCCGTTGGTGATGATGTCCCGTTTGTAGGTTCCGTCCGCCGGGGTCCTTGGTGGCGGCGGCGCCTCCGGCAACGAGACCGTGTTCTCGGTGCCGCCGAGGCTGCCCTTGGTCTCCGGAATCCCGATTGAATCCGCGATTTCGGGGGGCGTGCCGCCCACTATGCCGGTGCTTTGATCACGCGTCGCGGTGGACAAGCTGTCGCCGCTAAGCGACCAGATCCAGCCGGTGCCAACCAGCAGCGCACTGACCAGCGCCACCGCAACTACGTTGCGTAGCTTGACCGTTCGCACTTTCGATCGCTTGGCTTCCGAGTCGCCGCGGGCGGATCCTTCCACCCGGCGGGTCGCTACCGCATTCTGCGACGCGCCCCTGACTCGCGGCGGGCTTTGGGGGGCCGGCACCGCGACGGGCTGGATCACCCGGTGGTGCAGCGCGCCCTCGGCTACCACGCGGCCGTCCCGAAGTTCACCGGCGACATAGGCGGTGAACCTGCACAAGACACCGAAGCGCAGCGACGTGTCGACGATCCGCGTCGCCACGTCGTCTCGGGTATCCGCCGGCGCCGCGGCGTAGCCGTCCTCGAGGTCGCGCAGGTGGGCCCGCGCCCATTGCGCCGTCACGGCTGGGACCGCGCAGCGCTCCGCGGCCACGGTGATCGACCAGTCCGCGCCCGCCTCGGTGGCGCCGCGCACGGTCAGCGAGCCGGGCGCACTCCCCCGATACCGTCCGGACACCACCAGCGGCACCCCGGGCAACAGGTCGGGCAACCGAGCCGGGCTCACGGTGTCCTCGATAGCTGTGAACCCCGCGGCACGTACTTCCAGCCCGGTCGCCAGCGGCGTCCGTGCGCAGCGCTGGATGACGCCGGGCAGGGCCTCGTCGAGGCGGTCCTCGTTGTCCACCAGCACGCAGCGTCCCCCGCCGACACCGGCCAGGCGGCGCAGGAATCCGGCGTTGACGGCCTCATCGACACCGATCGTGTGCAGCCGTACCCGCCCCAGATCGCCGGACAGCTCTTGCAGCAGCTGGTCCTCGTTGCCGACCTGCCCGTCGGAGATCAGGATGAGCACCGCATCATCGGTGTCGGCCACCTGCTCCCGGCCCAACAGGGCCAGCGCCCGCCGCAACGGCGCGAGCATTTCGGTGTCGCCGCGCGCTTCGACGCGAGCGAGGTGCTCGACCGCGCGATAGCGATGCCGGTCACTGGCCTCGGTCAACCCCGCGGGCAGACCGACCGGATACTCGATGCCGTCATCGAAGGTCAGCACCGCGAACCGGTCGTCGCTGGTGAGCGCGTCCACGATGCGGGATGCGGCGCGGCGGGCGGCGGTCATCTTCCACCCGGCCATGCTGCGGGAGCGGTCCAGCACCAGCACCAGGTGCCGTGGGCGCGGTGCTGCGACACCGGCCGGCGGCAGCACCGTCAGCTGGTAGGTGCCCTCGTCGCCGTCGGCATCGGGAACCAGCACCAGCGAGCTGGCGAGTTCCTGCGCGTCGTAGTCCAGCCGCAAGACGAAATCCCGGTTGGCCGGTGCACCGGGTGTCACCTGTATCCGCCCATCGGCACCGGTCACCGCGGGCATGTTTGATCGCACCTGCGACAGGTTGAAACCGGCGGGGTCGATCCCAACGTCGATGGTCACCGGAACCGAGTGCGCAAATCCTGCCACCAGCATCGGCGGGGTGATCCGAGATGCGTCGGGGACCGCATCCGTGTCGTCGGCGTAGCCGTCGCCGACAGCAATATCGGCCAGCGGTTCACCCGGGATGTAGCGGGGTGCGACCACCAATGGGAAGCGGAATGTTGCCTCACCATCCTCGTAGGTCAGGGGGTTGATGATGGTGAGCGCGACGGTGACCCGTTGACCGGGCACGATATTGCCGACCCGGATAGTGAACACGTCCGGCCGATCCTCCTCGAGGATCCGGGCCGATCGCCCCGATGCGATGGCCTCGTCATAAGCGCGGCGAGCAGCCTCACGCTCGCGCAACTCGGCCTCAACATCGCGCCCGTCGACGCTCACCCGCATGCGGGTGACCGCCGCACTATCTGGCAGCGGGAACACGTAGCTGGCTTCCAGGGCTACGTCGAAAACGTTGACGAAGTCTTGCCTCAGCTCGACTCGGCTGGTGAGTCCGGTGATATCGACCCCAACATCGACGCGTTCGAGTGGCAGGCCGCCCCGGTCGGTGCTCAGCGCGCCCGGGCCAGGCTGGCCGTCGGCGGCGACGGGGCCGGTCGTATCGGCCTCAGTCGTCGGCGTGATACGCACGGTCATGATGGGCTCCGTTCATCTCATCCTGGGATAGCAGGCCCGACAGCAAGCCGCGGTCGGCCAACAGTTGCAGCAGTGGCCGGGCGGCCGCACGGATCGCGTCCAGATCGTCGTCACCGGGGCGGCCTTGGCCCTCGGCGGGCAGCAACAGCGTTACCCCGCCAGGCAGGCTTACCGCCGCAAGCGACGTGACAGTGTCAGCACCGCCACCGTCGGTCGCCGGTTCTACGGTGACCGGCCGATCGGCCCAGAAGCGGCTGCGGCGGCTCGGGTGGACCTCGGCCGACGCCCGCGCCTCGGCCGTCACCAGTTCGTCGGGAACGGCGGCCACCCTGCTCAACGTTTCATTGGTCGCTCCGGCCAGCTCGGCTTGAATGTCGGCCAACGAACGGCCCTCAGCCTGGCGGCGTTTGACCGCAATGACCTGCAGCAGGTGCCGCGGGCCATACAACGCGGTGCGCCCCTGCATGACCGGCCGGTCGATGAGCCCGGTGGTGGTGTACCACCGCACCGAGCGTCGATCGGGAAGCTGGCGGACCCGGCCGTTGGGCGCTCCCGGGTAGGCGGGATCGGCCAGCCCGGCGGCAACCCGTCGCACCAGCTCGTCCAGCGTCCACGACGCCCGCTCGGCCATGCGTCGATACTGACACTGTCACGGTTACACTGTCAACGTTTGGGTGTCTCCGACCTTGAAGCGTTGCGACGACGGCCCAACCGATCCGGGCGGATCTTCGGACCTGGGCAAGTCGGCGCCCACCGGCCCAGGCGGAATTGATCCGGGCGATCCGCGATCAAGCGCGGCAGCAACACGGCAGCCCGACTGGGCGGCTCACGAGCACGATTCGGTAATCCCACCGCCAACGGCTCGCGTCTCACCCAGAATAGGGAGTCGTGAACGGTGCTGCTCCCCTAGGCGGGCCAGAGGGTTGATGGCGGAAAGATCGTGTTGAGTTTCGGTGTCCTCGGGCCATTGGAGATGACGATCGATGGCGCAGCCGTGCCGTTGGGCACCCCCAAGCAACGGGCGGTGCTGGCGGCGTTGCTGATCAATCGCAACCGCCCCGTCGCAATCGATGCGTTGATCGAGGCGGCGTGGGAGCAGGGGGCTCCGGCGGGGGCACGAGAAACGCTATACGCGTACGTGTCAAAGCTGCGTCGTCTGATGGCCGGTGCCGGCATCGAGACTCGAGAACTGCTGGCAAACATGCCACCGGGATACCGACTCACGGTTGCCGATGGCGACTACGACCTCGGCCGATTCGCGGCCGAAAAGCACGCCGGGGTACGGGCCGCCGCGGCTTCGGGCTTTGAACAAGCTAGCGAGCACTTCTCGGCCGCGCTTGCCCAGTGGCGCGGTCCGGTGCTCGACGACTTACGCGACTTCAACTTCGTCGACGCCTTCGCCACCGGACTGGCCGAGGAAAAACTGGTCACACAGATCGCTCGCGCTGAAGTTGAAATTGCTTGCGGCCGAGCCCAGTCGGTGATTGGCGAGCTGGAGGCACTCACCACCGACCACCCCTACCGGGAACCGCTTTGGGTGCAGCTGATCACCGCTTACTATCTGGCCGAACGCCAATCCGATGCGCTCGATGCCTATCGTCGACTGCGGGACAGGCTGGCAGAGGACCTCGGTGTCGACCCCGCTCCTACGGTGCGCGCGCTATATGGACGAATCCTGCGTCAGCGGCCACTCGACGTCTGCAAGACCGCCCAGGCGAACGCCGATGAAACCATCAGCACCCTGTCGGTCCACATGCCGGCCATTCCGGACGCCACCCACGGCCCTTCACTACGCGACGCGAACGAACGTAGGTATCCGTTGGTCGCGACCACCACCCGCATCGGACGCAGCCCGGACAATGACATCGTTCTTTCCGGTGGCAAGGTCAGCCGTCACCACGCCGCGATCGTTGACACCGGGTCCAGTTTCGTCATCGTGGATTTGCGGTCGTTAAACGGCGTTTCCGTTTCTGGCCGACGTGTTCATACCAGCACCGCGCTAACCGAAGGTGACCGGATTCGCATTGCCGAACACCAGTTGATCTTCGAAACCGCCTCCGGAGCCGACAGGGTGTCCTAGGCCGCAACGGCGATGAGCGTAGTGCGCTGAGCATTGTCGATCGTCGAGATAGCCCAGCACGGCTGTGCCCGAATCCGCGTCTATCTATCGAAGTGCAAGGGGCCGATCCCAACCAGGTTGTCGCCGTTGAGGAAAGCCCCGAGGTTGTGGTTACCCGTGTTGAAGAAACCCTCGTTGAAGGTCCCATGGTTAGCCAGACCCAACAACCCCAACCCCGGCAACGGCAGACCAGAGTTGTTGCTACCAACATTGAAAGCACCAACGTTGTTGAGGCCGTCATTGCCGATACCCACCGCACCGAACTGAGTCAGCGGATCGGTAGGAGTGAAATGCGGGCTGACGTTACCGATACCGATATTGACCGAACCGTTGTTGAAGGCGCCGATGTTGTCCAGACCGTTGTTGGCGATGCCGAGCCCCCCG is from Mycobacterium marinum and encodes:
- a CDS encoding MerR family transcriptional regulator → MAERASWTLDELVRRVAAGLADPAYPGAPNGRVRQLPDRRSVRWYTTTGLIDRPVMQGRTALYGPRHLLQVIAVKRRQAEGRSLADIQAELAGATNETLSRVAAVPDELVTAEARASAEVHPSRRSRFWADRPVTVEPATDGGGADTVTSLAAVSLPGGVTLLLPAEGQGRPGDDDLDAIRAAARPLLQLLADRGLLSGLLSQDEMNGAHHDRAYHADD
- a CDS encoding mechanosensitive ion channel family protein — translated: MPEQSQVPSAASVAVSLAWVGGALVGAYLLGVLLSWILKRIGRRSELLRDIAPLTRKPLRVTLMVIAAIVAVHGSVHGAVALHGWVDHTLVLLLIAAITWLVASLVLVAERRAINQFGGGDATMTDADLHRRRIRTQVTTLRRLAVAAVVLLGLAAALMTFPAFAALGTALLASAGVLSVVAGLAAQTSLGAVFAGIQIAFSDAIRVGDVVVLEDKWGRIEEITLTYVVVNLWDQRRLVLPTTYFTTTPFENWTRNATELLGTVELDVDFAVGLQAMRAELQRQLAGSELWDQRVGALQVTDAVGGHVRVRILVSAPNAGALWDLRCAVREGMVDWLQRNQPAALPRWRVAHSDTRCAEQPACRDAGSGENEQAPG
- a CDS encoding DUF4349 domain-containing protein, which translates into the protein MTVRITPTTEADTTGPVAADGQPGPGALSTDRGGLPLERVDVGVDITGLTSRVELRQDFVNVFDVALEASYVFPLPDSAAVTRMRVSVDGRDVEAELREREAARRAYDEAIASGRSARILEEDRPDVFTIRVGNIVPGQRVTVALTIINPLTYEDGEATFRFPLVVAPRYIPGEPLADIAVGDGYADDTDAVPDASRITPPMLVAGFAHSVPVTIDVGIDPAGFNLSQVRSNMPAVTGADGRIQVTPGAPANRDFVLRLDYDAQELASSLVLVPDADGDEGTYQLTVLPPAGVAAPRPRHLVLVLDRSRSMAGWKMTAARRAASRIVDALTSDDRFAVLTFDDGIEYPVGLPAGLTEASDRHRYRAVEHLARVEARGDTEMLAPLRRALALLGREQVADTDDAVLILISDGQVGNEDQLLQELSGDLGRVRLHTIGVDEAVNAGFLRRLAGVGGGRCVLVDNEDRLDEALPGVIQRCARTPLATGLEVRAAGFTAIEDTVSPARLPDLLPGVPLVVSGRYRGSAPGSLTVRGATEAGADWSITVAAERCAVPAVTAQWARAHLRDLEDGYAAAPADTRDDVATRIVDTSLRFGVLCRFTAYVAGELRDGRVVAEGALHHRVIQPVAVPAPQSPPRVRGASQNAVATRRVEGSARGDSEAKRSKVRTVKLRNVVAVALVSALLVGTGWIWSLSGDSLSTATRDQSTGIVGGTPPEIADSIGIPETKGSLGGTENTVSLPEAPPPPRTPADGTYKRDIITNGSLQMVVAAPAQAADQLAVAVSDAGGRVDSRSERSGASSPTVSLVVRIPADKLDGVLADAKNLGEVESMSIGHTDVTSQRVDLDARIEALQTSVNRLRELMGRAGSVADLLAAESSLTERQAELDSLRAQRATLGDEISYATINVTLSSKPTVAPGGFLGALERGWQSLIATVDGLVLTIGFLLPWIPVLGVLVLAVVWVLRRKIFSRASRVGHGTDGDSETES
- a CDS encoding BTAD domain-containing putative transcriptional regulator, encoding MLSFGVLGPLEMTIDGAAVPLGTPKQRAVLAALLINRNRPVAIDALIEAAWEQGAPAGARETLYAYVSKLRRLMAGAGIETRELLANMPPGYRLTVADGDYDLGRFAAEKHAGVRAAAASGFEQASEHFSAALAQWRGPVLDDLRDFNFVDAFATGLAEEKLVTQIARAEVEIACGRAQSVIGELEALTTDHPYREPLWVQLITAYYLAERQSDALDAYRRLRDRLAEDLGVDPAPTVRALYGRILRQRPLDVCKTAQANADETISTLSVHMPAIPDATHGPSLRDANERRYPLVATTTRIGRSPDNDIVLSGGKVSRHHAAIVDTGSSFVIVDLRSLNGVSVSGRRVHTSTALTEGDRIRIAEHQLIFETASGADRVS